The sequence GTGTGGATAACGAGTCTGCGCATCCCCTAAAGTCCTACTCACATAATTATTGGGAATTACGTACCTTCTTTttctcggaccaaaacaccGCTTACCGCTACCTTGAACACGGCAAGGTATAGCAATAACTGTTCGTCTGCCTTCAGTGTGTACAGCAGGGGCGGGCTCGATAAGTACCTTTTTAATTCCTGCAAAGCCTTTTGATATTTCGGTGTCCAgacgaagtcattcttctttcttAGTAGTGAGAAGAAACAGTGACTTTTATCCGAAGAACTCGAAAATGAAATGACTCGTCGCTATCCTTCCGATCACCTGCCGCACGGTTTTGACGTTGTTCACTACCTCAATATCCTCAATGGATTTGATCTTGTCTGGGTTAATTTCAATTCCCCGGTTCTATACCATGAAGCCCAAAAATTTACCGGATCGGACACCGAAGGCACATTTCTccgggttaagcttcatgttgtatttgcgaAGTACATCAAAGGtatcctgcaaatgttttaaatggtcttctgtttccagggactagactaacatgtcatcaatataaacttctattgttttccctatctgttcttcgaacattccaTTAACAAGGCGTTGATAAGTTGCGCCGGTATTTTTTAACCCGAATGGTATGACATTATAACAGTAAGTCCCGTATCGGGTAATAAAGGAGGTTTTCTCTTGGTCCTTCGGGTGCATCCGGATTTGATTGTACCCAGAGTAAGTATCGAGAAAACTCAACATCTCATGCCCAGCCGTTGAATCGATCATTCGATCGATGTGAGGCATCGGAaacgaatccttcgggcatgctttgtttagttccttataatcaacacacattctaaatttattacctttctttggcACCACCACTACATTAGATAGCCTGtccgggtattttacctcccggattaagcctatttttaaaagcattGTTACCTCATCGTTTACGGAGGCATGTTTTGGCTCAGCCATTGGTCTCTTTTTCTGCTTCACCGAGGGGAATTTCCTATCGAGGATGAGCTTATGAGTCGTGACTTCTGGTGGCACACTTGTCATGTCTATATGAGACCACGCAAAataatcggcattagcttgaagaaatttaattaacttgttcctgagctccgaAGTTAACCAACGTGCCCAGGTATGGCTTTCTATCCGGTAGATGTACGAACAAGATGACTTGTTCCGCTACTCTCCTGTACGATAGATTTGGGTGCATCCGAGTCATCCGTAAATACAAACGATCTGGCACGCCGAAATCGTCCTCTTCACCAATAGGATCCGATCCTTCGCTCGCTTTCGAACCCGTATTCTTTAATTGCTATTTGGTGTCCTTGCCTTTGATTGATTCATCATCTCTTTGATCCGGCTTTTTTGGAAAAAGGGGTGCTTCCTTGACCGCGAACATTTCCCTTCTTTGCGGGTTGTTCGCCTCGGATAGTTTTTATCCCCTCCGGGGTTGGGAACTTCAGCAACTGGTGCAGTATTGATGGTATCGCTCTTATGCTATGAATCCACGGTCTGCCGAGcaaagcattatacttcatatctcCCTCGATAACGTAGAATACCGTCTGCTGTATGGTGCCATCAATGTTGACCGGCAAAGAAATTTCACCCTTCGTGATTTCTCTTGCCATATTGAACTCGCTGATTTCTCGGGCGACCGGTAAAATCTGGTCGAGTAGCCTCAGCTGTTCTACCACTCTCCAtcggatgatgttggccgaactacctgggtcaatcaaaacACGTTTAACCTGTGATTTGAAAATTAAGATAGAAATTACCAAtgcatcattgtgcggttgaatgatgccttctgcatccTCGTCACTGAAGGAGATGGAACCCTCGGTTACACAGTCCCAGGTACGCTTCTCTCGCACAATTGAGACCTTTGTTCTTTTCATCACCGGCCCTCGTGAAGCATCTATTCCCCCAATTATCATATTGATCACATGTTGAGGTTCCACCGGCTCGGATCGTTTGTgactctctctttctttgtaGTGATTTTTGGCTCGTTCACTCAGGAATTCTCGAAGGTGGCCATTCTTCAATAATAGAGCCACTTCCTCTCTTAATTGATGACAGTCTTCAGTCTTGTGCCCATAGGTCTCATGATACTCACACACCACATTTGATTCCTGTTGACCTGGGTCTGACCTCAATGGCCTTGGCCATCTAGCCTCCGTGATACGGCCGATAGCTGAGACGAGGTTCgaggtgttgatgttgaagttgtatcCCGATATCCTTGGTACGTCTTTATTGCTAGCCAAACTCCCGGCATCACTTCTAAATGATAGGCCTCGACTGTTTGACGGGCGTTCGGCCCATTTATCACCCCTGCTGGAGAAGTGACTGGGGCCGACCCTTGATTTTTCCAACTTGAAGCTCGATTTATCCGAATGAGAGTATGACCGGTACCTTTCTCTCGATGGTCGCATCTCCGACTCGTAATTTTTCCTCGACCTCGTAGAGCTTTTGCTCATATTTATAGGTCCTAGGGGAAGTTAGAGCTGGTCATCCTCTACCCAAATCTTTGATTCATAGCTGTTATGAAAATCTGCCCAAGTTACAGCCTCATACTCCAacaagttttccttcaatttgaaCGAAGCAGTCGAGCTCCGAGGGTTAAGCCCTTTGGTGAAAGCTTGTGCAGCCCATTCTTTTGGAACTGGAGGGAGTTCCTTCCGGTCCCTTTGGAAGCGGTTCATAAATTCTCGTAACAACTCATCGTCCTTTTGGGTTATTCGGAAAATGTTCACCTTCCTGTCTTGCACCTTTTTGGCCTCAGCATGGGCTTTGATGAACGCAACTGTGAGCATTTCGAAGGAAGTGAtggaatgctcgggcagatggtcatACCAGTTTAACGCTTCTTTCGATAGTGTTTCCCTaaattttttcaacaacacggactcaatttcatcctcttcgacatcattgccttttatggcaccgGTGTACGAAGTCACGTGTTCCTGCGGGTCTGTTGTACCATCGTATTTCAGTGTATTCGGCATCctgaacctcttcgggattaaCTTTGGAGCCGCACTAGGACggaaaggcctttgaatgtacCTCTTTGAATCCGGCCCTTTCAGAATCGATGGAGCTCCCGGGATTtgatccacccgagagttatacgtTTTCACTCTCTTCTCCGTTGAATCGACCCATTTTGCTAAGGTTTCGAGCAGCTTCAGAACTTCAGTAGACGAACCGGCTCCGGATCCATTGCTTTTGACTATCAATGCTTCGTCCCTTCTTGGTTCGGTGACCCCTTTTGACCTTACCGGATCTGTCTTGTCATTTTTGCTCTGAAGCTGATCTATAGCAATTCCCTGTTCGGCTATGGCGGTCCCCTATTCCTGtaacatttcaaatattaaacgtaagttaatctCATCCGGTGTATCCGGTGTTTTCCGGCTTTGAGCCCAGGACAAGGTAATTGAGTTATGAGTATTCAAGAGATCGATGGCCAGAAAGGCGACATTCTTCTGATTCACGATATTCTGCCGGTTAAGGCCTTCTCTCGAGTCAACAGAGTTTGGGTCGATTGGATCTGCAGGTAGGTTTCGTAACCCACTGTTGTTTGTTTTCagccacaatctcgttgttgttcACATGAACGGAATGTCCGTTGCTTGCCATTTCGTCCGTTTTTTGCAAAAATTAGCAGATTCTTCAATCAACGGGtaaaagaaggaagaagcaAAGATTAAAAAACCACTATTATCTTAGCCCCACGATGGGCACCAAACTGTTTACCTGGAATTtcggtaacaattaaatttgtaagtgaggtataggatatgtggatgaactttaatctaCTTGGTTGGTATGAGATGTCTATGGATTTGTttgtagttatatatatatgtgttagtGCAGTGTGAATGTGTACTGTGATTGATGGTTTAtgccaatatatatattaagtaatatATTGAAAGGATGAGCAAAGTTAAGGAAGGACACCACAAAATTCGGACCAATATCTTTAAGAGAGAGCTTCTATATATTTGACTATTACAATGTTGAGATCTGAGAAAAGCTAACCCCAAAAATAGGGAAGgatgtcctctatttataggtatgccttatgggccatgaatacaatacaaaagcctttatgaataaagaaaccctaaaaaagataaggtaggaccgtacggtctgacacccgtacgatcGTCAATGCTGATAGCATAACGATTTCCTGACGCGTGGCAACCTCGCAATCGGCTAAACGGACCAACAGACACGTTGATTTTTGCTCGGCGTATCTGGACCAACGGACACAATTTTCTTGTCTCGGGTCAATTACGTCCGGTATGATACCCCGGTGTGAAGAAAAGATCGAACATGCTCGTGCTCATTTGAACTTATCCTTGGCTTCGGTCTCACCGGTCACACATTgacccggtttttaccgtatacagacaTAGGTATCCATTAATTCATATTATCAACAGAACTCCACAATAAGAcagtgaatttggaagaaaccaagtaaaggaaagaacaaaACCAGAAGTACACCTCTAATGAAACAGGGGACAACACAAAAGACAACCTTTACTATAAATAGAAAGAACTACTTGGAGGTAGCTGCACGTAAGACAtatattcataacataattgttatatcccgtatttttgtacattgggatattttaagctaatcgcgataagtttaaggacaagacaattttaggatacgaggtagagacttttaacctccgattttgttttaatgcacaagttgcttataaattttaattgatatgaaaatatttatggaggttaggggttaattaaccatgattagattattaagtgggattaaaaatctaattatttcattaattggccattagtggccgtgtgggccccaccgatggcatggccaaatttgattggctcaagccatgagtgggacatgtgtccaacttgtaggcatcattTTTAAGTCAAATTAATGACTAATGAActcattcatcatcttcaaaCTTGAGAAATTAGAGATAGAAAGAGGAGAAGCTCTCGtccatggctggccgagcttGAGCTCTTGCGTGTtgatcaaaaattaatttttttcaagtattccaaccaattggaaggtctatagtaacgtgaagtagccattggagcaaccaaaatattcattcttgcaattcacaaaatctagccaagttgagaagtcaagtgttaaggtaaggtttaatcttcttttacatgtattaagggtggtttgagcgtgttgtaatttgtagatatggatgaaattcatggaattatgtatgttgatgttgaagccgtgtaggggctgttttgtgtagaagatggtgaactaattttacttagtattttagttgttgttgttatggattttatgatgagaatgaaggtatttaatggttcaagttggagttgtaattgtttgtgggttgttgtagaagttaatatggtgttagtatagtttcttgcagctaaatggataatgttgttaacatgtggttgttggtatagtttatgaatttggatgaaaagaatgtgttaagGAATGTATAATAAACGTAAATGGTTTGTTTGGCATGTCCGTAGATGTTCGTGAAGTTATCAGGCATCCTTACGTTACTAGTTAGGGTTGtctaatgtgttgttgttgttcttgttgagct is a genomic window of Lycium ferocissimum isolate CSIRO_LF1 unplaced genomic scaffold, AGI_CSIRO_Lferr_CH_V1 ctg10263, whole genome shotgun sequence containing:
- the LOC132041462 gene encoding uncharacterized protein LOC132041462, producing MSKSSTRSRKNYESEMRPSRERYRSYSHSDKSSFKLEKSRVGPSHFSSRGDKWAERPSNSRGLSFRSDAGSLASNKDVPRISGYNFNINTSNLVSAIGRITEARWPRPLRSDPGQQESNVVCEYHETYGHKTEDCHQLREEVALLLKNGHLREFLSERAKNHYKERESHKRSEPVEPQHVINMIIGGIDASRGPVMKRTKVSIVREKRTWDCVTEGSISFSDEDAEGIIQPHNDALVISILIFKSQVKRVLIDPGSSANIIRWRVVEQLRLLDQILPVAREISEFNMAREITKGEISLPVNIDGTIQQTVFYVIEGDMKYNALLGRPWIHSIRAIPSILHQLLKFPTPEGIKTIRGEQPAKKGNVRGQGSTPFSKKAGSKR